caatgctatttaccgcgtgcttacagaaggttttcagaaacctagaatgggagcagttagagataagagttaatggagagtacattTGTAACCTGCggttcgccaatgacattgcactgctgagtaactcaggggacgaattgcaactcatgattacggagttagacaaggatagcagaaaggttggtcttaaaataatctgcagaaaacgaaagtaatgtacgaaaacctcggaaaagagcagcgcttcgagataggtaatagtgcacttcaagttgtaaaggctatgtctacttagggcaggtaataactgcggagccaaaccacgagattgaagtaactataagaataataatggggtggagcacatttggcaagcactctcaaatgatgacaggtagattgccattatccctcaagaagaaggtatataacagctgcatcttgcttatacttagctacggagcagaaacctggagacttacaaagagtgttcagcttaaattgaggacgacgcagcgagcaatggaaaagaaaatggtaggtgtaactttaagagacaagaagagagcagagtggattagagaacaaaccagggttaagaatatcatccatccatccatgcagtgGACTGCTGCGCCACCTGTAGGTCCCGCACTTTTCTCATAGTGATGCTTGTGTCGGAAGTCCACACTTCTACGCAATAATGTAGTCCAGTAACAACTTCCATGAAAAAAAAGTGGTGGCAGCAAATGCTCACCTCTGTGCAAAATGCAGTCAGCTGAGGATGTGCCTGTGGCTGGACGTAAGAGTGGAAAGTTGACTCTGTCTCAAAGGTCTGGCCATTAACCTTGAGGACTGGAAACTCAATGATTTCCTGCAGAAGTGTTGAAAAGCAGGCTTGAATTCATTGTGAAATTTTGGCAGTGCAAACTAACTGGACAAAGAAAGAGTGGGACACAAACAAGCACAGGTTTAAACTTGGATTTATTGACAGATGATATAAATactagaaaaaaaacatgaaaaaaaagtgaaatactaGAAAGAATGGTACACCAAAACCAAGTGTTATCCAGAAACAAGATCTTATTGTCTAGAAGCGATACATAAAGTGAGCTGACTCAACTATCAATGTTCTTTTTTATAAAAATGCTTTTCACGATCTCCAGagctttcatgtcatgattagcgTAGAGAACAGACATGCGTGAACATTCAGGTATGCAACCACACTTTATGCGATGGGCAAACAAATCGAAACCTGGTGCCGACTTGAGTGCATTGTGGTGCTCTGGTATTCAGTGAATAAATACAAGTTTAAGTCTGCGTTTCTCTGTGTCCTGTTTCTTCAATGTACCACTAGTTCACACTGCCAAAATTTTACAATGAATTTTCTGCAGAACTGCGATGCCCAGAAAATTACGAAAGCAATAATGTAAAGCATCAACTCGGCAGACACTAAACCAAGGCTTGGAGTAATAACCTACCAAGATATTTCGCTATGTCCTTTGCCAGCATCATTAATTTTAGAGCCAGGGTCGAGAGCAACATATTACTGAATCTCAGAATAAGAGAGAGCTGAGCTAGTTGATAAGTATTGATTCTAAACGAGACTGGGCCTGCAAACACGGACAAATGCCGAATAAAGGTGCACAATGATGAAAAAGAAGCAAGGCATGAAAACAGACAAGAATAATAGACAACCGACATAACACGCCAACAAATTCACTAACTTTCATACAAGTGGTACCCGCACTAGGTGATTGGCCGGGATTTCGTAGTTTCAAATTTAGTACATCGTTTGAACTGTTTTCGTGTCTTCTTCCTTCTTAATCAgcgtttgtggtgtcttgacttcTTTCTTGGGTCCATGTTTGGAACCACGTTTTTTAAAAGCAACTGGCAACACACTTAGGCAAAAGCGGGCAGTGGATTACCTGCGGTGTTGGCACTCCTTTCTCTGCGCTGCAGGTGGCCTCAAAGTCAAGCACGAGGAAATAATCATACCCCTGCTTGGGCATCGCAGTGGCGGGCGAGAGGTACGCCGGCGATGCCAGGCGAGACATTTGTTTTTTGGGAAACGCCAAGTGCGTGTAACCAGCCGACTTTGCAAGGCGAGGTACTGTGGTGCCGGCCTGCAGTGCCGCATGCGTAATACGACACAAAAGCGACGCGTTCCTGTAGAGAACGAACTGTAGAGCCATTCACTCGCATGGATAAAGATACCATTCACAACGCcttcacatacacacacatatgacACCTAGCCAGCTAACTATGGTGTCAATCAACTTTCAAGTGAGAACTGCAGTAGAGTGCCTAGAATTTGCACTAGGTTAACGCCATGTTTTGCCATGTGCTGTACGAAACTAGGGCTGTTTTGGCGCTCAGTCACCCATAACAATTTAGCTTTTCCTCCGTGGTAAATGCCAAAAATTCTGCAACTTGTGAATAAAAACAAAGCTTTTaatgtaatttattttatttatttgacaaTACTGCTAGCTCTTCGCACTAAACTGTTGTACAGGGTGCGTTCACAGCATCCTGTACATAAAGTAGTGTCATACatacatgtgttttttttttctttagctttttCATTTcaattgttttattgttttctagaacaagaaaaaaatgctgcgACTAAGGGCACATGCGTCTAGTACAGTGCCCCCAGTGAAAGAAGACCcaacacttatatatatatgcaggttGTATGTACCCAGACAACACAGAGCCATCCTTTGAATTCACCTAGGATGCGGTGCTTAGGATGTGTAGGAACTTCTAAGGATGTCCCAAATATTTCCCGGAAGCCTCCATGAAGGCTCCAAATTGAGACAAAAAAACGAGATCCTTAGCACATCTTGGGATTATAATGTGATTATATTTGGATGTCGCACATTCCACTGTATCCAGAAATTACCAGTACATGCAGCATTTGAAGGACGCATGCTAGTTAGTAGAAAGAACTGTCTTTTTGAAAGTCTTGCATTTCTTTACATGTTTTTAATACCCCTCAATGTACTCTTCCAGCGATGCGATGCACTCCTGCTTTTCCACCTGACTGCAGGCTTATAACACGTTGAGTGGTTCTGTTGCCTTCCTCTTTGCTTGTTATTTTCCAAATCTTGAAAGCACTGCTCTATTATGTGTTTTCACCTGATTATTTAATATGTGTATATTTATGAAGGGTTGCGCAGGTTCtatatatatgtacatgtgcgttaaaaaaatgatcgctGAAAATGTACACTAATTCATGAAGGAACGTGCATATATGAGAATATCAGTAAGTAGATTAATTGAAACCGAGTTGGATTATATATACCATGTCCATTAAACATCCCATATTGGGACATGAATGGGTGGATGCATGTAGATCTCACGCATGCATCTTCACATTCACGACCTCTTCCGGGATATTTAATGAACATCCGTTCGTTGAAGTCTACAGGACATCAATACGACTTTCTTTATTGGATGTGGGACTTAGGTACTTCTTTGGGGCATCCTTACGACGTTTCGTGTTGTCTGGGTACAGCACTCATATTTGAGCAATGATATATTATTAATACTcattaaaaaaaacagctttcgcaCTTGAGTTAAAGCTGTGATATGAAGTGCATAAGAAAGGAACTTCCTATAATCAACTGGGAAGTAATGAGTCGAACAATTTTATGCTTTTGGTTTTATCGGTGGGTGGATCTAGGGTATTCAACCTAACGATTATTTGTGGTAAAAACAATACTTAAGAACATTATCCGCTTGATATGGAGTGATTGAAAAACAATGTCGTCGTCTTCGTGTACCGTAACCTGCTGAAAAACGCAAATAATTGGACATACTGCGGTTGAGGTAACCTCTAATTATTTTAAACATAAAACGTATTGTGAGATTTTATTGCTGTCCGATGTGTTAATATACTTCCTTAATGgataatatttatatatatgacataacacatatatatatataacgtaacaCATAACGGCCCGTATCACATAACGGCCTGCTCAATTGCCAGCATTGAAGTAACAGTCGctgaaatttcaaagaggctcaagcCATCTTCTATGAGATCGCACGTACACATGCTAAATATTATTTCGTGGCTGTTGCACCTGATACTGTATGAATACTATAGACGTGTTTGGAAGAAGTAAAAAGTCTATCTTATTTTGTGTTAAATTAACAGTGGCACCTGCAATAACTGAGGTTACTTATTCTAAATGAAATGATTAGATCTGAAGCAACGTTTTTTGAAGCCCTACATATAATTAATTTCGATGCATTAGGAAAGGTGTAGCTCTTCTAGATCGGTCAGTTGTGATCTTGTATGATCCCAGTAAATGTGCTCACAATTCTTGCTTCCGCGAAAAGTGACCACTGTGCAAGACAATGCCGAAAATTTGCAAGCTTGGGCTGCAGGTCTGTAGCCCCAGCTTCCTCCTTTGTATGAAAGGAAATAAAACTTCACTTCAAAAGCAAGATTGGTAATTACCTGATGGGCAACACGCTAGACAGACATATTAAAAGAAGATTTCGCGAGTCACGCAAAAAGATGCAGATGCTCAATCGTAACTACCGCAAacagtagtggttagaagataagAAACGCGCCGCGCATGCGATTCCGTAAGCGCTAgcgaccccccctcccccacccaccCAGTAACGCTGCAGCGGTGGTCCGGGTAACTAAAGTGATTTCCCGCGCAATCAATCAGGAAAAATTTCTTTTTTCGGGAAATTTTTGCCCGTAGTCAAAGGACAAAAGGAaatcttcgtgatattgcagGCAATTACAGGAATAGTTAAATTCTCATAGGACGACCGATAATTTGCGGCCTTCATCTGCTCAGCTCTTTTCTAGTTCACTAggggtgttagacttgaagcccataATGTGCAGTATATTAACAGTATATGAGTTAATAAAGTAATTCTTCTGTTGTGCGGATGTGGATGGGCTAGTCATAATTTTAAAAGTCGCCCGTACGTGAGACGCGTGTAATTAACTAATTATAGTGTGTGTGTGGATGGGGCGGAAATTAGACTGCTGTGCAGGGAATTTCTGGCAATTTCGCCAAAGTAGGGAAAAGTCCTCGAAATAGAGAATTTTAGTGTCTCTGAATGGGAAGTTCTCGGTGCAGTACGGAACATCACTACCGGTTTCGGAGCACGCGGCGGGCCGTACCCGTGCgcttttttatccagcggccgtgccacTGCAAAGCTGCCTTTGTGTGCGTGTTTAAAAACAGCGAAGACGTTCTTGATCGAGGCGTTCATGTCCTTTTTTAAGACAGAGAAAAACAGCACAGGCGCTGGCGTTCTACTTCGCGTCCAGTGTGAATAAAGTTCAGAGaacttctttctttctgtacTAATGCaagaattcgaaaaaaaaaaaaaacgtcgtaagaggacTAAAACCGAAATCGAAAATGAAAGCAAACAACGGTGAGAGGTCTCGTGACCCAAGCCACGGACATGCGCTTACATGCATGCCGAGCACAAGGTCGCAGACAGGCAGATGCAACGGTGTTTGTGGAGGCAACACACCAGTTGAGCGACGTACTACGCGACCAGCTTTGCGTTGTTGTGCTAGACTGCACAAGCAATACGGGAGAGGTGAGCGTTTTTACGGGCGCCTTAGAGCGTTGCTGAAACCGCTTGTGCCGGCAACAGCAGTTTGTAAATGTGCGGTGGTAGAACGCACATCGTGCCTTGTTCTTTGTCTCGCAGAAAGCGTGCCCACGAGGCATTGGTTTATCACCATGTTTTCTGCTCTTTCTACTCGCCTTGTGGACGCGTCAAGGTCAGTCTAGCCGAGACTGTACTTCATGCTACGCTAGCGCTGTCCCTTACTTGCTAACTACGCATGGCTGATGTTTAAAAGCACGCACAAGTACTTGCCCCTCCCGCGGGCGGTGAAGCGGTAAGCTGGAACGGTAGTCGGATGGTCCGTCGAAAATCGACGTTATCGACTTGTATATCCGCCCCGCCCCCGCCCTTAAGCATGCAGTTGTGTTGGGGGTCTGTTGCTTAGTCAACGAGAGTACCGTCGCTCAATAATCTGCACGCGTCCATTTGCAGGCTAGGAGCTGTGGTGCTAGCCCGCAAGACCATGGTAAGCAACGACTGCGTTCTTGTAACAAATCATCTCCTCACGCCGCTGTTTTTTCCTCGTTTGCAGGCGACCGCCGACGACAGTTGGAAGGACGCGTCCTCCATCTATGACTTCTCGGCCGTTGACATCGATGGAAACGAAGTTTCTCTCGATAAATACAAGTAGGCACACAAAAGCCTAGTATTAGGCTGATAGCCTCGACTGCACCTCGCGGTGGTCCTTTGTGTCGATTCTCTTCTTCTAAAAGCCAGCGTTGTTCATAGTCGCGTAGTTCTGCGTGGTTTCTGGCTGCCACATTTTGCCAGCTTGTGGCAAAACGAGAGCAAAATACATTTCTCATTGAATGAACTGAACTTTCTCCATAGGCAATATGTATCGACTTATCCTGGGTGTGCAGCATATCGTGGtgtcctaaaattaactagagggactctggcgctgccatCGTTGAGCAGCAATGGGAATaacgggtagtacacacatttgtcgtAGTCTTTGAATGCACTTGTAGCTTTGTTTATTGTTATTTTAATTTTGTTTTTAATGAAAGAACAaatccttttgaacttcgtgacccaatttgaaatggtaagcctaaaggaATAAGGTGCTGAaggcaaccgctgaacatttgctgatttttgttttgtgagaaaacagctccaagccacacaaagCCAGAAGTATGAACATTAAACATATttctgtactacccatcattcccatgcttgctgtgcgttgcagctgccataTGCACTAGCGCTAGAGCTCCCTCTAATGTATTCATTGGAAACTCGTGCCTCGTACGACTGTAATAGACTATATTTTGGCGAATGCACAGCTATGTACGACAGGTCGGTCTTTGTGCCGCATTCCAGAACCAACGTTGAAAGTACTATAACCAAAAGCTAATTGTGCACACATTTGGAGGTGATCCCTTGTTGATTTTATGCCAAAATTTAATACGACTGACTGCAGGACAGTGATGCATGTATTTGCATGCTCATTACAATTATTGACTGGAACTCTAACAAAACAACACATTACTTCATTTGTTTTCTTGAAATGTAATATTCATTGCCTTGGAATTATTGTACGTGAGTTAGAGACATCGTAGGCTGTGTTATAATTTCGCTGAAGGGGATATGTTTTTGAGTGCTGGAACCAGAAATGACTAGGTGAATAATGGTTGGCAAAGATGCTCAAGTGTCGTCACTACAAGTATCGCAAGATGCACGAGTATGTCAATGGCTATTAGTACGCATCACTGGACAACCAGCAACTTTTCCTGTGCTGCTTTGCAGTTTGCATTGCCAGCGTCAAGGTTGCAAGGGCAAACTGTGACGTGCTGCTATATTCAAGATGTCATACATAACGTTTCTGCCGAGGTCACATGACATGTGGTTGCTCTGGCTGTTGACCCTAGCTCTAGCATTTGAGATTCTGGCAATATTGTGTCAACCGTGAGCCACTATGACTAAGGTTACTGTTCCCCATTCAGTGTCTCAGTAATACACTAGAGAAAAAACTGGCACTAGGGCCTATGAGAGCTGCCGTGCATTTAAGGCCAGCGTGGGAATGATCATTAGTACTAAAATTTGTCTAGGCTTCATTATATTGGCTCTGTGTAGCCTGCAGCCACTTTGTTGCAAGACAAAGTTCAGCAAAGATTCAGCAGCTCCACATTATCACCTTGATCTTTTAGGCTTGCCAATTTAGTCATGAAGTTTACAATGATCCATTCTTATATTAGAAACTAACTCCAAAATTGAATGGTAACCAAAGCCACAGGTGCTTTCAAAGCCGCAAGCATGAAGGTTAGGCATACCTGTATGCTACCTATCATTCTCGCGGTGGCTGAACGATTGAAGCATCAGAGTTCCCCAGTAAACATTGCAGGAGACATTATGCTCCTTGCGACATTGGCAAAGTAGTGATACTTGTGTTACTTTGTCATACAGACATACTTTTCAAAACTGTATGTTTTATCGGGCATGCAAGTGTAAACGACAGTGACTGGTTAAAGCTGTGTTATCCATAGCAGCGCAGGAGTATTTGTCACATCTGCCGCCAATGGATTTGCCAGATTGTTCATGTAATCTTGTACTTTTCTGTGCAGAGGTCATGTGGCACTCATTGTTAATGTTGCATCCAAGTGAGGAAAGACCAACAAGAACTACACGCAGCTTGTTGAACTTCACGAAAAGTATGCAGAGTCCAAGGGTCTCCGCATTCTCGCTTTTCCCTGCAACCAGTTCGGGGGTCAGGTGTGTAGACAAATACTGGGTTCTGACTAAGTTAGTTGCGCTTGCACTTAGTTGCATAAGGCTTGGCACAGCGAAACAGGACAATTGTGAAGACTAATTTGGTTGCTTGTACATTGTTTCTTAGCTTAGAGAGGGCGTGTCAAGGTTGGTGTAGCCCTTCCGTTAATTCGGGGTTGCTGCTGTTGCCTTTTCCGTTTTGTATTGTGTATGTATTCGGTTCACTGCCATCGCTATACAGCCATTTGTCGGGCTGTTTCCTCTTTAGTGGTATTTACCCAGTTTCTGTGGATTGTTAGGTTAATAGACCAGTGGTGAGCATTGGGGACTACCAAATTTATGTTGTGCGTGCCAGAGTCTTATGGTTCAGGGTTGAACGATTTTCTAAACAAGTTCGCTGTTGACATGCATTTACAGAGTGATGGCAGTGGTGTAAATTAAAAGGGGGGATGCACATCATGACCATTTTGATTTCATGAATATATGTTTATTTCTAATTATGCCAAAATATAAGTCATGCcttaaaataaaatgaagcgaGGCTAGGGATCTAACAGGGATGCGCATTCAATAGTAGAAACGTGTGTTGGTGAAGCAAAGTTTTCAATTTTAGTTGATTAATGGGCTTTGGCATATGTCTAGTAAACAATTAATTGGGTTAAACAATAAAATGCTAATGGTTGAACATTAAGCTACTGATTTCGTTTTACTTTAGCTTTTTCTTTCTTAAAATGAACATTTTAGAAAACAAATTTGCATTGTATTTCTAAACTTGGATTTTGGTCTGTTTATGCAAAAATAGAATATGAAGGATTTGAGAATAAATATATATTTAATTACACTTTATTTAAGTATAAATACTGCCAAACATGCGAATCGATGTATTCTGGCAATAGttttgttgcaatagaatatcgACTGCCTTGCTTAATGTTGTGCAGCTTTGATGCATTTGACAGACAGTTCCTCATAAGCTGTGTCTGGAAGGGTTAAATAGGCTCCTGTGGGATACTACTGGCTCACAGTAATAACTGTCATTGTTCTGTGGCCTAATCTTCTTGTCCAGGAGCCTGGCACTGAGACAGACATAAAGAAGTTTGTGGAGAAATACAACGTGA
This genomic interval from Rhipicephalus microplus isolate Deutch F79 chromosome 10, USDA_Rmic, whole genome shotgun sequence contains the following:
- the Snp gene encoding snipper isoform X1, which encodes MALQFVLYRNASLLCRITHAALQAGTTVPRLAKSAGYTHLAFPKKQMSRLASPAYLSPATAMPKQGYDYFLVLDFEATCSAEKGVPTPQEIIEFPVLKVNGQTFETESTFHSYVQPQAHPQLTAFCTELTGIVQDMVDDQPHLQEVLSRFDDWMQKEGLLQARTVFITFGDWDLQKMLPSQCAYLGIPVPPYMTRWINLKKAFAECTGHWPKTLLDALRFCRLPHLGRHHSGIDDCRNLTQLVAWLASRGHQFA
- the Snp gene encoding snipper isoform X3 encodes the protein MALQFVLYRNASLLCRITHAALQAGTTVPRLAKSAGYTHLAFPKKQMSRLASPAYLSPATAMPKQGYDYFLVLDFEATCSAEKGVPTPQEIIEFPVLKVNGQTFETESTFHSYVQPQAHPQLTAFCTELTGIVQDMVDDQPHLQEVLSRFDDWMQKEGLLQAPLTVCLPWHTCAALHDSMDQLEKGVRRVHGPLAQDPVGCTALL